From one Synechocystis sp. PCC 6803 substr. PCC-P genomic stretch:
- a CDS encoding NAD(P)H dehydrogenase subunit NdhS, which produces MIFPGATVRVTNVDDTYYRFEGLVQRVSDGKAAVLFENGNWDKLVTFRLSELEAVKPI; this is translated from the coding sequence ATGATTTTTCCCGGTGCAACGGTGCGAGTCACCAATGTTGATGATACTTACTATCGCTTTGAAGGCTTAGTTCAACGGGTTAGTGACGGTAAGGCTGCAGTCCTATTTGAAAATGGCAACTGGGACAAATTAGTCACTTTTCGGCTCTCGGAACTGGAAGCAGTCAAACCCATCTAG
- a CDS encoding CoB--CoM heterodisulfide reductase iron-sulfur subunit B family protein — MITALEYAYFPGCVAQGACGELHLATTALSKALGIKLLELKKASCCGSGTFKEDSQLLEDSVNARNIALAEQLNLPLLTHCSTCQGVIAHVDERLKKAQKDDPAYVEQINGYLKKESCAPYRGSSRVTHLLWALVQDFGLEALAQRVRQSLTGLNCASFYGCYLLRAQENLPEANPFDPQSLEKVFTTLGANPIYYEGRTQCCGWPISSYATPQSFQLAGRHLQTAIAAGADCLVTPCPLCHLQLDSRQPEIGQVLGQPLNLPVLHLPQLVGLALGIDPKELGLDRHVVSTTPVLAKLGLT; from the coding sequence ATGATTACTGCCCTTGAATATGCCTACTTTCCCGGTTGCGTTGCCCAGGGGGCCTGTGGGGAATTGCACCTGGCCACCACCGCTCTGAGCAAAGCTTTGGGCATTAAATTATTGGAGCTAAAAAAAGCTTCCTGTTGTGGCTCTGGCACCTTCAAAGAAGATTCCCAACTGTTAGAAGATAGCGTTAATGCCCGCAATATCGCCTTGGCAGAACAGTTAAATTTGCCCTTATTAACCCATTGCAGTACCTGTCAGGGCGTAATTGCCCATGTGGACGAACGGCTAAAAAAAGCCCAAAAAGATGACCCAGCCTATGTGGAACAAATCAACGGTTACCTAAAAAAAGAAAGCTGTGCTCCCTATCGAGGCTCCAGCCGGGTGACCCATTTACTCTGGGCTTTGGTACAGGATTTTGGGCTAGAAGCTTTGGCCCAGCGGGTCAGGCAAAGTCTAACTGGCCTCAACTGTGCTTCTTTTTATGGTTGTTACCTGCTCCGGGCCCAGGAAAATTTGCCGGAAGCTAACCCTTTTGATCCCCAATCTCTGGAAAAAGTCTTTACTACCCTAGGGGCTAACCCCATTTACTACGAAGGTCGTACCCAATGCTGTGGTTGGCCCATCTCCAGCTATGCTACGCCCCAATCTTTTCAACTGGCCGGCCGGCATTTACAAACGGCGATCGCCGCCGGGGCCGATTGTTTAGTTACCCCCTGTCCCCTATGCCATCTGCAACTGGATTCCCGTCAACCGGAAATTGGTCAGGTATTGGGGCAACCATTAAATTTACCGGTGTTACATCTGCCCCAATTGGTAGGTTTGGCCCTAGGCATTGATCCCAAGGAGCTGGGACTTGACCGCCATGTGGTTTCTACTACCCCAGTGTTAGCTAAGCTTGGTCTTACTTAA
- the gltX gene encoding glutamate--tRNA ligase codes for MTVRVRIAPSPTGNLHIGTARTAVFNWLFARHTGGTFILRVEDTDLERSKAEYTENIQSGLQWLGLNWDEGPFFQTQRLDHYRKAIQQLLDQGLAYRCYCTSEELEQMREAQKAKNQAPRYDNRHRNLTPDQEQALRAEGRQPVIRFRIDDDRQIVWQDQIRGQVVWQGSDLGGDMVIARASENPEEAFGQPLYNLAVVVDDIDMAITHVIRGEDHIANTAKQILLYEALGGAVPTFAHTPLILNQEGKKLSKRDGVTSIDDFRAMGFLPQAIANYMCLLGWTPPDSTQEIFTLAEAAEQFSLERVNKAGAKFDWQKLDWINSQYLHALPAAELVPLLIPHLEAGGHQVDPDRDQAWLVGLATLIGPSLTRLTDAATESQLLFGDRLELKEDGQKQLAVEGAKAVLEAALTFSQNTPELTLDEAKGEINRLTKELGLKKGVVMKSLRAGLMGTVQGPDLLQSWLLLQQKGWATTRLTQAIAAE; via the coding sequence GTGACTGTCCGTGTCCGCATTGCCCCTAGCCCCACTGGTAATCTCCATATTGGGACTGCCCGCACCGCCGTTTTTAATTGGTTGTTTGCTCGTCACACCGGAGGCACTTTCATTCTGCGGGTGGAGGATACGGATTTGGAACGCTCCAAGGCGGAATATACGGAAAATATTCAGTCCGGTTTGCAATGGTTGGGCTTGAATTGGGACGAAGGGCCTTTTTTCCAAACCCAACGGCTGGATCATTACCGCAAAGCAATTCAACAGTTGCTGGACCAGGGGTTGGCTTACCGTTGCTACTGCACTAGTGAAGAATTGGAACAAATGCGGGAAGCCCAAAAGGCTAAGAACCAAGCTCCCCGTTACGATAATCGCCACCGCAATTTGACTCCAGACCAGGAGCAGGCTTTGCGGGCTGAAGGTCGTCAACCAGTAATCCGTTTTCGCATTGACGACGATCGCCAGATTGTTTGGCAGGATCAAATCCGGGGCCAGGTGGTGTGGCAGGGCAGTGATTTGGGTGGTGATATGGTCATTGCCCGGGCATCGGAAAATCCTGAAGAAGCCTTTGGCCAGCCATTGTATAACCTGGCAGTGGTGGTGGACGACATTGACATGGCCATTACCCATGTGATCCGGGGGGAAGACCACATTGCCAATACCGCTAAGCAAATTTTGCTCTACGAAGCTTTGGGAGGTGCGGTGCCCACCTTTGCCCATACGCCGTTAATTTTGAACCAGGAGGGCAAAAAATTATCTAAGCGAGACGGGGTAACTTCCATCGATGATTTCCGGGCCATGGGTTTTCTGCCCCAGGCGATCGCCAACTATATGTGCTTGCTGGGCTGGACTCCCCCGGATTCGACCCAGGAAATTTTTACTTTGGCGGAGGCGGCAGAGCAATTTAGTTTGGAGCGGGTTAACAAAGCTGGGGCTAAGTTCGATTGGCAAAAATTGGATTGGATCAATAGTCAATATCTCCACGCTTTACCAGCGGCGGAATTAGTGCCCCTATTGATTCCCCACTTGGAAGCCGGGGGCCATCAAGTTGATCCGGATAGGGATCAAGCCTGGTTGGTAGGTTTGGCCACTCTAATCGGCCCCAGTTTGACTAGGCTCACCGATGCGGCCACAGAAAGTCAATTACTCTTTGGCGATCGCCTGGAACTCAAGGAAGATGGACAAAAGCAATTGGCTGTGGAGGGAGCTAAAGCGGTGTTAGAAGCGGCGTTAACCTTTAGTCAAAACACACCCGAGTTAACTTTGGATGAAGCCAAAGGGGAAATTAATCGTTTGACCAAGGAATTGGGTCTGAAAAAAGGCGTGGTGATGAAATCCCTCCGGGCTGGGCTGATGGGCACTGTGCAGGGGCCAGATCTACTGCAATCCTGGTTGTTACTACAGCAGAAAGGCTGGGCTACAACCCGTCTCACCCAGGCGATCGCCGCTGAATAA
- a CDS encoding type II toxin-antitoxin system HicA family toxin, translated as MPKKIRELKSLLSKAGFTVESGKGSHSKWKHPKLEQAIIICGNDGSDAKPYLEKQVKNSLAMLQKLDQEDS; from the coding sequence ATGCCCAAGAAAATTAGAGAACTAAAAAGTCTACTTAGCAAAGCAGGATTTACCGTTGAGTCAGGGAAGGGAAGTCATAGTAAATGGAAGCATCCCAAACTGGAGCAAGCTATCATTATTTGTGGAAATGATGGCAGTGATGCCAAACCATACCTTGAAAAACAGGTAAAGAATAGCCTTGCTATGTTGCAAAAACTTGATCAAGAGGACAGTTAA
- a CDS encoding type II toxin-antitoxin system HicB family antitoxin, with product MKYTIVIQWSNEDNCFVVFLPEFETVMQPVTHGETYEEAFDNAQQVLGLLTKDDQPLPNPKPLLFMA from the coding sequence GTGAAATATACAATCGTTATTCAATGGTCAAATGAAGACAATTGCTTTGTTGTCTTTTTACCTGAGTTTGAAACAGTGATGCAACCTGTTACCCATGGTGAAACCTATGAAGAGGCTTTTGATAATGCCCAGCAGGTATTAGGTTTATTAACAAAAGATGATCAACCTTTGCCCAATCCTAAACCACTTTTATTTATGGCCTAG
- the sigC gene encoding RNA polymerase sigma factor SigC, translating to MTKPSNDEPPLTNVRDLEAMLPLEEEDLTADSQDLEYTAVAHRQQFSTDLVRLYLQDIGRIPLLKRDEEVHIAQQVQSYLRLVEIQNRAAESDAAIDQYQTAIAVHDQLLVQLGHRPSYERWAKILGQTVATLKQTLKSGKKRWAELAGLTVEELENIEKQGITAKAHMIKANLRLVVSVAKKYQNRGLELLDLIQEGTLGLERAVEKFDPTKGYRFSTYSYWWIRQGITRAIATQSRMIRLPVHITEKLNKIKRAQRKISQEKGHTPKIDEVAEELGMTPEQVREVLTQVPRSVSLELKVGQDKDTELMDLLETDTQSPEDELMREALQNDMQEILLDLTPREQEVIALRFGFQDGVAHSLSEIGRILNLSRERVRQIEAKALQKLRHPRRRDRIRDYYENLG from the coding sequence ATGACTAAACCAAGCAACGATGAGCCGCCACTGACTAATGTACGAGATTTGGAAGCTATGTTGCCGCTGGAGGAAGAGGATTTAACGGCAGACTCCCAGGATTTGGAATACACCGCTGTAGCCCATCGTCAGCAATTTAGTACTGATTTAGTGCGCCTTTACCTCCAGGATATTGGTCGCATTCCCCTGTTGAAGCGAGATGAAGAGGTGCACATAGCCCAGCAGGTGCAAAGCTATCTCCGCCTAGTGGAAATCCAAAATCGGGCCGCAGAATCCGATGCTGCCATTGACCAATACCAAACGGCGATCGCCGTCCACGATCAACTTTTAGTCCAGTTGGGTCATCGTCCTTCCTATGAACGTTGGGCCAAAATCCTCGGGCAAACCGTAGCGACCCTTAAGCAAACCCTCAAAAGCGGTAAAAAACGATGGGCGGAGTTGGCGGGGTTGACGGTGGAAGAATTAGAGAATATTGAAAAGCAGGGCATTACGGCCAAAGCCCACATGATCAAAGCCAATTTAAGGCTAGTGGTTTCCGTCGCCAAGAAATACCAAAATCGGGGCTTGGAACTTTTAGATCTGATCCAAGAGGGCACCCTGGGGTTGGAGCGGGCGGTGGAAAAATTTGATCCCACCAAGGGTTACCGCTTTAGCACCTATTCCTACTGGTGGATTCGTCAGGGCATCACCAGGGCGATCGCCACCCAGAGTCGTATGATTCGTTTGCCGGTGCACATCACCGAGAAGTTAAATAAAATCAAACGAGCCCAGCGGAAAATTTCCCAAGAAAAGGGCCACACTCCGAAAATTGACGAAGTGGCGGAAGAATTAGGCATGACCCCGGAGCAGGTGCGGGAAGTGCTGACCCAAGTGCCCCGTTCCGTCTCCCTAGAACTCAAGGTGGGGCAGGATAAGGATACGGAGCTAATGGATTTACTGGAAACCGACACCCAGTCGCCGGAGGATGAATTGATGCGGGAGGCTCTCCAGAATGACATGCAGGAAATTTTGCTAGATTTGACCCCCAGGGAACAGGAAGTAATCGCCCTGCGCTTTGGTTTTCAAGACGGCGTAGCCCACTCCCTATCTGAAATTGGGCGTATTTTGAATTTATCGAGGGAAAGGGTACGACAGATTGAAGCTAAGGCTCTGCAAAAGTTGCGCCATCCCCGCCGCCGGGACCGCATCCGGGACTATTACGAAAATTTGGGTTAG
- a CDS encoding pentapeptide repeat-containing protein, which translates to MKIRPFLVALGLTTFAGAAHGANFEDLTQLLSTKKCPLCDLRGAGLVMVNLTRADLTGADLSGANLSGADLTGANLSGANLTSASLNGANLSGANLNGAITDGTDFREAYFDRATFINTNLETAYMQGAKAVPNTAGTPQLFYGWGLLETSKGNYQSALNHYDQALALDPEFAPGYLGRGLTLLKIGNEASAKQNVEYAQLLFEENQDEVGVKTSEQFLEDLANMQEARRQGAGNPQLDAIVRGVASMAFKYLLPLVGL; encoded by the coding sequence ATGAAAATTCGTCCCTTTCTTGTGGCCCTGGGCCTAACTACCTTTGCTGGCGCTGCCCACGGGGCCAACTTTGAGGATTTGACCCAACTGCTATCCACTAAAAAATGTCCCCTCTGTGATTTGCGGGGGGCAGGCTTGGTGATGGTTAACCTCACCCGGGCGGATTTGACGGGGGCGGACTTATCGGGGGCCAATCTGTCGGGGGCAGATTTGACGGGAGCGAATCTTTCCGGTGCTAATTTAACTTCCGCTTCCTTGAATGGGGCTAATCTGTCGGGGGCAAATTTAAACGGGGCGATCACCGATGGTACCGATTTTCGGGAAGCCTATTTTGACCGGGCGACGTTTATCAATACCAATTTGGAAACCGCCTATATGCAGGGGGCCAAAGCCGTTCCGAATACAGCCGGCACTCCCCAACTATTCTATGGCTGGGGCCTGTTAGAAACCAGTAAGGGAAATTATCAATCTGCCCTCAACCACTATGACCAAGCCTTGGCCCTGGACCCGGAATTTGCGCCGGGATATTTAGGGCGGGGTTTGACCTTGCTGAAAATTGGCAATGAAGCTTCCGCTAAACAAAATGTGGAATATGCCCAGTTATTGTTTGAGGAAAACCAGGATGAGGTGGGGGTTAAAACTTCAGAGCAGTTTTTAGAAGATTTGGCCAATATGCAGGAGGCCCGACGTCAGGGGGCAGGAAATCCCCAGTTGGATGCCATTGTGCGGGGGGTGGCTTCCATGGCGTTTAAATATTTACTACCCCTAGTGGGACTCTAG
- a CDS encoding 1,4-dihydroxy-2-naphthoyl-CoA hydrolase: protein MGTFTYERQVYLADTDGAGVVYFNQFLQMCHEAYESWLSSEHLSLQNIISVGDFALPLVHASIDFFAPAHCGDRLLVNLTITQASAHRFCCDYEISQAESAQLLARAQTHHVCIALPERKKAPLPQPWQTAICDLDHP, encoded by the coding sequence ATGGGGACATTTACCTATGAAAGGCAAGTTTACCTGGCGGACACGGACGGAGCTGGGGTGGTTTATTTCAACCAATTTTTGCAAATGTGCCATGAAGCCTATGAAAGTTGGCTGTCATCAGAACATTTATCCCTACAAAATATCATTAGTGTCGGGGATTTTGCCTTGCCCTTAGTCCATGCCAGCATTGATTTTTTCGCCCCTGCCCACTGCGGCGATCGCCTGTTGGTGAACTTGACCATTACCCAGGCTAGTGCCCATCGTTTTTGCTGTGATTATGAGATTAGCCAAGCCGAGTCTGCCCAACTGCTGGCCCGGGCCCAAACCCACCATGTCTGCATTGCCCTACCGGAAAGGAAAAAAGCGCCCTTACCCCAACCCTGGCAAACGGCGATTTGTGATTTGGATCACCCGTGA
- a CDS encoding AAA family ATPase gives MNNLTDQLDTSVQDPFLSLLQTLQKADFYPHPVQEPIQCLQTHCSVVFLTGKYAYKLKKPVNLGFLDYSTAEKRQHFLQEELRLNSLVAPDIYLEVLTVQLKDNQWQWQKEEDSTDNSQPKDYLLKMAQFPQDCLLLSMFEQGKLSSQDIVDLAKKVAEFHRGTTTNEEIKSFGDPDVIWQSVSDNFLATEKYLGIAQSPEQYQAIRQFSEKFYQTQGYIFRERQAMDKIRECHGDLHLRNLCYWRKKIQLFDRIEFNKPFRFVDVMYDIAFTMMDLQAKDRTDWAYLFLNTYLEQTGDWHGLQVLPFYLCRQAYVRAKVTSFLLDDVNLTKIEKDQALVTAKDYYRLAWQYSQQGQQQKKEIVLMAGLSGSGKSTVAKQIAQLLPAIHIRSDAVRKHLGGVPLNKRGKANLYSQAMTEKVYHSLQDLASLAVKSGFNVILDAKFDREQWRSPMVELALREQLSVTIIHCDAPIEVLTKRLQSRRGDVSDANETLLLLQTLDWEDFTESEDPLVFYLDTSVVEEDHLPEELLRIFLPSSD, from the coding sequence ATGAATAACCTTACTGATCAGCTTGACACGTCTGTTCAAGATCCCTTCCTGAGTTTGTTGCAGACTCTACAAAAGGCTGATTTTTATCCCCATCCTGTCCAAGAACCGATTCAATGTTTGCAAACCCATTGTTCCGTGGTGTTTTTAACGGGAAAGTATGCCTACAAGCTAAAAAAGCCAGTTAATTTAGGTTTTTTGGACTACTCCACGGCGGAAAAGCGTCAGCATTTTTTACAAGAAGAATTACGTTTAAATTCCCTCGTCGCACCGGACATTTACCTGGAAGTGTTAACAGTTCAGTTAAAAGATAACCAATGGCAATGGCAGAAAGAAGAAGATTCTACCGATAATTCCCAGCCCAAGGATTATCTTTTAAAAATGGCTCAATTTCCCCAGGATTGCTTGCTTTTATCCATGTTTGAGCAGGGCAAGTTATCCAGCCAAGACATCGTTGACTTAGCAAAGAAGGTGGCGGAGTTTCACCGAGGAACAACAACGAACGAAGAAATTAAGAGCTTTGGCGATCCAGATGTAATTTGGCAATCGGTGTCGGATAACTTTTTGGCCACAGAAAAATATCTAGGCATTGCCCAAAGCCCCGAGCAATATCAAGCAATTCGCCAATTTAGTGAAAAATTTTACCAAACCCAAGGTTATATTTTTCGAGAAAGACAGGCCATGGACAAAATCCGTGAATGCCACGGAGATTTACACCTGAGGAATTTGTGTTACTGGCGCAAAAAAATTCAATTATTTGACCGCATTGAGTTTAACAAGCCCTTTCGTTTTGTGGACGTAATGTATGACATTGCCTTTACGATGATGGACCTCCAGGCCAAAGACAGAACTGATTGGGCTTATTTATTTTTAAATACTTATTTGGAACAAACAGGGGATTGGCATGGTTTACAAGTGTTACCCTTTTATCTTTGTCGCCAGGCCTATGTGCGGGCTAAAGTAACTTCTTTTCTACTAGATGATGTCAATTTAACTAAAATAGAAAAGGATCAGGCTTTAGTAACAGCTAAAGATTATTACCGGTTAGCTTGGCAATATAGCCAACAGGGGCAACAACAAAAGAAAGAAATAGTTTTAATGGCCGGGCTATCAGGGTCGGGAAAAAGTACCGTTGCCAAACAAATTGCTCAACTTTTACCAGCTATTCATATTCGTTCCGATGCAGTGCGCAAACATTTAGGCGGAGTACCTTTAAATAAACGGGGGAAAGCTAATTTATATAGTCAAGCTATGACGGAAAAAGTCTACCATTCATTACAGGATTTAGCCTCTCTGGCGGTCAAATCCGGTTTTAATGTCATTCTCGATGCCAAATTTGACCGGGAGCAATGGCGATCGCCTATGGTTGAATTAGCATTACGGGAGCAGCTTTCTGTAACCATCATCCATTGCGATGCCCCCATAGAAGTTTTAACAAAACGCTTGCAGTCTCGCCGGGGTGATGTTTCCGATGCCAATGAGACATTGTTGCTCCTCCAAACCCTGGATTGGGAAGATTTCACCGAGTCCGAAGACCCCTTGGTGTTTTACCTCGATACCTCTGTTGTGGAAGAAGACCATTTACCCGAGGAACTTTTACGGATATTTCTCCCTTCCTCTGATTGA
- a CDS encoding efflux RND transporter periplasmic adaptor subunit, whose product MVRKRSQFPVIGSMVALALLNTACGGDKPGANAPRAIPVQLQTLEPSSVVDSNEFVGNLVATNFVELAPKIDGRILRIYAQWGQQVNEGDPILLLEPTQQQENVNAAVGNLNIQRSNFQVSEANLRTSESERDAAQSFVTTQEANLARAIADLANSQEVLKTREADLKRAQANLNLAQINFKRAQFLVETGVQPQQDLDNRTTELEDARANTEAAQKTVQAAKATVQANQSSVSASRSAVQQAKDNYQAAVQRVSASRATINAQKGAIEQAQGQLGATSQELIYNRVLAPVSGVVGNLPLQIGDFVRTGQSFTTITNNNEFELDINVPVERYNDLRLGLPVEVVRSDGQAGEVGRISFISPTANRNDQSILAKVIFKNDGSLRNNQYVRVRIIWDRQPGFLIPTTAVTSIGAQQFIFVAQPKNTQGEGKDGTSSTELVARQTPVVLGGIQGQSYQVLSGVKAGERVAVSRILELRDGIAIEPASAATPSSNSSPEKLESSL is encoded by the coding sequence ATGGTTAGAAAACGCTCCCAATTCCCTGTGATCGGCTCAATGGTGGCCCTTGCCCTGCTCAACACCGCCTGTGGAGGGGACAAGCCAGGGGCCAATGCCCCCAGAGCAATTCCGGTGCAGTTACAGACCCTGGAACCCAGCTCTGTGGTGGATAGCAACGAGTTTGTCGGCAACCTAGTGGCTACCAACTTTGTCGAGCTGGCCCCGAAAATTGATGGACGTATTTTGCGAATTTACGCCCAATGGGGTCAGCAGGTGAATGAAGGCGACCCAATTTTACTGTTGGAACCGACCCAGCAACAGGAAAATGTCAATGCCGCTGTGGGTAATCTCAACATTCAGCGGTCTAATTTTCAGGTCAGCGAAGCCAATCTCCGCACCTCCGAATCGGAAAGGGATGCGGCCCAGTCTTTTGTTACTACCCAAGAAGCCAACCTCGCCCGGGCGATCGCCGATCTGGCCAATTCCCAGGAAGTGCTGAAAACTAGGGAAGCGGATCTAAAACGGGCCCAGGCCAATCTTAACTTGGCCCAAATTAACTTCAAACGAGCCCAATTTTTAGTGGAAACGGGGGTGCAACCCCAACAGGATTTGGACAATCGCACCACTGAATTGGAAGATGCCAGGGCCAACACCGAAGCGGCCCAAAAAACAGTCCAGGCGGCCAAAGCTACCGTTCAAGCTAACCAGTCCAGTGTGTCTGCTTCCCGGTCTGCCGTACAGCAGGCTAAGGATAATTACCAAGCCGCCGTGCAGAGGGTCAGTGCTTCCCGGGCCACCATCAATGCCCAAAAAGGGGCGATCGAGCAAGCTCAAGGCCAATTGGGAGCCACATCCCAGGAATTAATTTATAACCGGGTTTTAGCCCCCGTCAGTGGGGTAGTGGGTAACTTACCGTTGCAAATTGGTGATTTTGTCCGCACGGGGCAAAGCTTTACCACCATTACCAACAACAACGAATTTGAACTGGACATTAACGTGCCAGTGGAACGCTATAACGATCTGCGCCTTGGTTTGCCCGTGGAAGTTGTTCGCAGTGATGGCCAAGCTGGGGAAGTGGGACGCATCAGCTTTATTTCCCCCACCGCCAACCGCAACGATCAGTCCATTTTGGCCAAGGTTATTTTCAAAAATGATGGCAGCCTGCGGAATAACCAGTACGTCCGAGTGAGAATTATTTGGGATCGCCAACCGGGCTTTTTGATTCCCACCACAGCGGTTACTTCCATCGGTGCCCAGCAGTTCATTTTTGTGGCCCAACCTAAAAACACCCAGGGCGAAGGCAAAGATGGCACGAGCAGTACTGAATTGGTGGCTCGACAAACCCCAGTGGTGCTGGGGGGTATCCAGGGGCAATCCTACCAGGTTCTTTCTGGAGTCAAAGCCGGCGAGCGGGTGGCGGTGTCCCGGATTTTGGAATTGCGGGACGGCATAGCCATTGAGCCTGCCAGTGCGGCCACTCCTTCTAGTAACAGTTCCCCTGAAAAGCTCGAGTCTTCCCTGTAA
- a CDS encoding YggT family protein — MNYAAIVGQGLGILLAVMTVLFIFRIILTWYPQVELTKWPWKLIALPTEPLLIPLRKLVPPIGGVDLAPILWVFICTFLREILIGQQGLITMASRLQ, encoded by the coding sequence ATGAATTATGCGGCGATCGTCGGCCAGGGCTTAGGAATTCTGCTGGCAGTGATGACGGTGTTATTTATTTTTCGGATTATTCTCACTTGGTATCCCCAGGTAGAGCTGACTAAATGGCCATGGAAGCTCATTGCCCTACCCACCGAGCCATTATTAATTCCCCTGCGTAAGCTAGTGCCCCCCATCGGCGGCGTTGACCTAGCTCCTATCCTCTGGGTCTTCATCTGTACCTTTTTACGGGAAATTCTTATCGGTCAGCAGGGGCTGATCACCATGGCCAGTCGCTTGCAGTAA
- a CDS encoding peptidylprolyl isomerase — protein sequence MSVVLTVGDRQVREDELYPLMVEYQLLPHLAREILLDQAIAHIQLTPEEQQQNLALFYQQTQITNEEQRQAWLKQSGMTLEQLETSILRTARLEKFKHQTWDDQLEGHFLNSKDKLDQVIYSLIRSRDSGIVQELYFRIQEGEGDFSALARQYSEGPEAQNGGLIGPVELNVPHPQIVQLLKSTPAGKLCLPIAVGEWWILLRLEKYISSQLDDNIRQRLRNDLFQTWLSQQIQTKIQFALPSIPKASQVDPDLVTAQE from the coding sequence ATGTCGGTGGTGTTGACGGTCGGCGATCGCCAAGTGAGAGAAGACGAGTTGTATCCCCTGATGGTGGAATATCAACTATTGCCCCATTTAGCCAGGGAAATTCTCCTCGACCAGGCCATCGCCCATATCCAACTGACCCCGGAAGAGCAACAGCAGAATTTGGCGCTTTTTTATCAACAGACTCAGATTACTAACGAAGAACAAAGACAGGCTTGGTTAAAGCAATCTGGCATGACCCTGGAACAGTTGGAAACGTCCATTCTCCGCACCGCTCGCCTGGAAAAATTTAAACACCAAACCTGGGATGACCAACTGGAGGGCCATTTCCTCAATAGCAAAGATAAATTAGACCAGGTTATCTACTCCCTGATCCGCAGTCGAGATTCCGGCATTGTTCAAGAACTATATTTTAGGATTCAGGAAGGAGAGGGAGATTTTAGTGCCCTAGCTCGGCAATATTCCGAGGGGCCAGAAGCCCAAAATGGTGGTTTGATTGGCCCTGTTGAACTAAATGTACCCCATCCCCAAATAGTCCAACTGCTAAAAAGCACCCCCGCCGGGAAACTCTGCCTGCCGATCGCCGTTGGGGAGTGGTGGATTTTGCTCCGACTGGAAAAATATATTTCTAGTCAACTGGATGACAATATACGGCAACGACTGCGCAATGATCTGTTTCAAACCTGGTTAAGCCAACAAATCCAAACCAAAATTCAGTTTGCCCTTCCATCCATCCCCAAAGCATCCCAGGTAGATCCTGATTTGGTCACAGCCCAGGAGTGA
- a CDS encoding ferredoxin-thioredoxin reductase variable chain encodes MNVGDRVRVTSSVVVYHHPEHKKTAFDLQGMEGEVAAVLTEWQGRPISANLPVLVKFEQRFKAHFRPDEVTLIED; translated from the coding sequence ATGAATGTCGGCGATCGTGTTCGAGTCACCTCCTCCGTTGTGGTTTACCACCATCCAGAACATAAAAAAACAGCCTTTGATTTACAAGGTATGGAAGGGGAAGTGGCCGCCGTATTGACCGAATGGCAGGGCAGGCCCATCAGCGCTAATTTGCCGGTTTTAGTCAAGTTTGAACAGCGTTTTAAGGCCCATTTCCGTCCGGATGAAGTTACCCTGATTGAAGATTAG